CGCGACCTGCCGGTGCATGCCCGCCACCAGCGCCGGGTCGTCCACCCGCGGCGCCAGGGCCAGCGCCAGCTCCGCCGCGTGCGCCGCCCGTGCGTGCGCGCCCATGTCGATGTACGGGCCGATCGCCGCCGCGTACAGCATCACCAGCGCCTCCGGATCGGCCATCCCGCCGCCCGTCAGCTCGTCGATGGCGGACTCGAGCAGGTAGCAGGCGTACCGCAGTTCACCGGCGAGCAGATGGGCGACCGCCCGCCCCCGCACCGCCCGCGCCCGGCGCGGCAGCGGCTCGTCGGCGAGGAGCCGCTCCGCCTCCGTGAAGTGCCGCGCGGCGCCCGCCAGGTCACCCGTCTCCAGGGCGCAGTCCCCGAGCCCCAGGTGCGCCTCAGCCCGCTCGGGCACCAGGTCGTGGCGTTCGGCGTCGGCGAGGAGCCGCCCGTACCGCTCGGTGGCCTCGGCGGCGGAGCCGGTGGCCAGCACTCGCTGCGCGTCGGTCAGCCCCAGGCGCAGCTCGGTCGCCAGACGGGCGGGGCGGCCGGTGGCCAGCTCCTCGTACGAGGTGCCGAGCCGCCCGGCGAGGAAGCGCAGCGCCGCCTCCGAGGGCCGCACCCGGCCGGCCTCCAGCGTGGACACGTACGCCGCCGTGTACGACGGTTCGGCCAGCTGACGTTGTGTCAGACCACGTTCCGCACGCAGTTGTTGTACGCGGCGGCCGATCTCGGCCGGTTCGTCCATGACTACCCCCTGGTCCCTGGGAGCCCCCAGTATTCAGGGTGCCGGACCATTGTGCGGCGCCCGTGCGCACCCCTACATTAAGCGGCTGGTTCACCTGACTTAAGTTCGCGATTAACTCCGGGGTCCGGCATCGCCGTTGTGCTCCCCACCCGACTCCCGTACGGCTCCCGATCGTCGTCCGCCCCGACCCCACCGCCCTCCCCCGACCCGCACCGTCCGTTCCGACCCTCGCCGCCAGGAGGCCCC
This genomic window from Streptomyces thermolilacinus SPC6 contains:
- a CDS encoding helix-turn-helix domain-containing protein, which produces MDEPAEIGRRVQQLRAERGLTQRQLAEPSYTAAYVSTLEAGRVRPSEAALRFLAGRLGTSYEELATGRPARLATELRLGLTDAQRVLATGSAAEATERYGRLLADAERHDLVPERAEAHLGLGDCALETGDLAGAARHFTEAERLLADEPLPRRARAVRGRAVAHLLAGELRYACYLLESAIDELTGGGMADPEALVMLYAAAIGPYIDMGAHARAAHAAELALALAPRVDDPALVAGMHRQVARTFLAEGRIADADASLAKAQAMYRQLRLGTDLAHCHWMRGYVKAQSGELEAAERELRTARDMLAARRAALYTAQVEVELADVLRRLGRYEEAAALLSPVLDLDDGRGAVHAGGAHRLLGLIAEERGDLEGAEEHYVRALGLLERSGATGDLADLCRLLGDLLRRTGRVEAALDAYRTGLGHRAAPGTTTLGPAPAAPAAPPFRAT